A region of Spiribacter roseus DNA encodes the following proteins:
- a CDS encoding TrkH family potassium uptake protein — protein MHPDAVQRVLGVLLMVFSVTMLPPALVSVIAADGVAEAFFLTSGLLLAVGGLLWLPVRQSRRELRIRDGFFVVAMFWVVLGAAGSLPLALQTVVPLAFVDALFESVSGLTTTGATALTGLDALPVSILYYRQQLQWLGGMGIIVLAVAILPMLGIGGMQLYRAELPGPVKDAKLTPRIAETAKALWYIYLGLTVACALAYWAAGMGPFDAVMHAFTTIATGGFSTHDASMGYFDSALIEMIAVVFMIISALNYSLHFMAWRRRSTEPWRSDPELVTFLTVLALVTVLVLGGLLIYQAAHSLLLDETWHHAIFQVVSFATTTGYTTASYYVWPAFLPVLLLFVAVVGGCANSTSGGLKVMRILLLWRQGGREILRLIHPQAQIPVKIGDRPVSERVIDAVWGFFAAYVLLFVLLMLLMLAMGLDQITAFSAVASGLANLGPALGDVAANFAGVGAGPKLVMCVAMIMGRLEIFTLLVLFTPAFWRR, from the coding sequence ATGCATCCCGATGCCGTCCAACGCGTGCTGGGTGTCCTGCTGATGGTGTTCAGCGTGACGATGCTGCCGCCCGCCCTGGTGAGCGTGATCGCGGCCGACGGGGTGGCCGAGGCGTTTTTCCTGACCTCCGGCCTGCTGCTGGCCGTGGGCGGGCTGCTCTGGCTGCCGGTCCGCCAGTCGCGCCGCGAGCTGCGCATCCGCGACGGGTTCTTTGTGGTGGCGATGTTCTGGGTGGTGCTGGGCGCCGCCGGTTCGCTGCCACTGGCGCTCCAGACCGTGGTCCCGCTGGCCTTCGTCGACGCCCTGTTCGAGAGCGTCTCGGGGCTCACCACCACCGGCGCCACGGCGCTGACCGGGCTCGACGCCCTGCCGGTGTCCATCCTCTACTATCGCCAGCAGCTGCAGTGGCTGGGCGGCATGGGGATCATCGTGCTGGCCGTGGCCATCCTGCCCATGCTGGGCATCGGTGGCATGCAGCTCTACCGCGCCGAGCTGCCGGGGCCGGTCAAGGATGCCAAGCTGACCCCGCGCATCGCCGAGACCGCCAAGGCGCTGTGGTACATCTATCTGGGGCTGACGGTGGCCTGCGCCCTGGCCTACTGGGCGGCCGGCATGGGGCCGTTTGATGCGGTGATGCATGCCTTCACCACCATCGCCACCGGCGGCTTCTCGACCCACGACGCCAGCATGGGATATTTCGACAGTGCCCTGATCGAGATGATCGCGGTGGTGTTCATGATCATCTCGGCGCTCAACTACTCCCTGCATTTCATGGCCTGGCGGCGCCGCAGCACCGAGCCCTGGCGCAGCGACCCCGAGCTGGTGACCTTTCTGACCGTGCTGGCCCTGGTGACGGTGCTGGTGCTGGGCGGACTGCTGATCTATCAGGCCGCGCACAGCCTGCTGCTGGACGAGACCTGGCATCACGCCATCTTTCAGGTGGTCTCGTTCGCCACCACCACCGGGTATACCACGGCCTCGTATTATGTCTGGCCGGCCTTCCTGCCGGTGCTGCTGCTGTTCGTGGCGGTGGTCGGCGGCTGTGCCAACTCCACCTCGGGCGGTCTCAAGGTAATGCGCATCCTGCTGCTCTGGCGCCAGGGCGGGCGCGAGATCCTGCGCCTGATCCACCCCCAGGCGCAGATCCCGGTCAAGATCGGCGACCGGCCGGTCAGCGAGCGGGTCATCGACGCGGTATGGGGGTTCTTTGCCGCCTATGTCCTGCTGTTCGTCCTGCTGATGCTGCTCATGCTGGCCATGGGGCTTGATCAGATCACGGCCTTCTCGGCGGTGGCCTCGGGGCTTGCCAACCTGGGCCCGGCGCTGGGAGACGTCGCCGCCAATTTCGCTGGCGTGGGGGCGGGGCCCAAGCTGGTCATGTGTGTGGCGATGATCATGGGCCGGCTCGAGATCTTCACCCTGCTGGTGCTTTTTACGCCGGCATTCTGGCGGCGTTGA
- a CDS encoding phosphoribosyl-ATP diphosphatase, whose protein sequence is MSDEILRRLDAVLAARREADPESSYVAGLHAGGIDRILRKLGEECTETVVASKNGERDDIVYETADLWFHSLVMLSHHGLDSGSVLAELERRFGLSGVAEKAARNKQGQ, encoded by the coding sequence ATGAGTGACGAGATTCTGCGCCGCCTGGACGCGGTGCTGGCGGCGCGGCGCGAGGCCGATCCCGAGAGTTCCTACGTGGCGGGGCTGCATGCGGGGGGCATTGATCGCATCCTTCGCAAGCTCGGCGAGGAATGCACCGAGACGGTGGTTGCGTCAAAGAACGGCGAGCGTGACGATATCGTTTATGAAACCGCCGATCTGTGGTTCCATAGCCTTGTCATGCTCTCGCATCATGGGCTTGATTCCGGGTCGGTGCTTGCTGAGCTTGAGCGCCGTTTCGGGCTCTCCGGCGTCGCCGAGAAGGCGGCCCGGAACAAACAGGGGCAGTAA
- the tatC gene encoding twin-arginine translocase subunit TatC, with amino-acid sequence MSDPASDSNTGDPDRPLLTHLLELRTRLLYAGGCVLVLFLAVYPFREPLYSALAEPLMAVLPPGTSMIATQVATPFLIPLKVALAGAFFLSVPFLLYQLWAFVAPGLYRHEKRLIWPLVISSVLLFYLGMAFAYFVVFPLVFQFFASATPDGVSMMTDIGEYLSFIMTLFFAFGASFEVPVATILLVRSGATTRQALAAKRPFVIVAAFTVGMLLTPPDIISQVLLAVPVWLLFELGIFFSRWFEAPATDRPAGEDDGA; translated from the coding sequence GTGAGCGATCCGGCCAGTGACTCCAACACCGGTGATCCCGACCGCCCGCTGCTGACCCACCTGCTCGAGCTGCGCACCCGGCTGCTGTACGCCGGTGGCTGCGTGCTGGTGCTGTTTCTGGCGGTCTACCCGTTCCGCGAGCCACTCTACAGCGCGCTCGCCGAGCCGCTGATGGCGGTGCTGCCGCCGGGCACCTCAATGATCGCCACCCAGGTGGCCACCCCGTTCCTGATCCCGCTCAAGGTCGCACTTGCCGGCGCGTTCTTCCTGAGTGTTCCGTTCCTGCTCTACCAGCTCTGGGCGTTTGTGGCGCCGGGGCTCTACCGCCACGAAAAGCGCCTGATCTGGCCGCTGGTGATCTCCAGCGTGCTGCTGTTCTATCTGGGCATGGCCTTCGCCTACTTCGTGGTCTTCCCGCTGGTGTTCCAGTTCTTTGCCTCGGCGACGCCGGATGGCGTGTCGATGATGACCGATATCGGCGAGTATCTGTCGTTCATCATGACCCTGTTCTTCGCCTTCGGGGCGTCCTTCGAGGTGCCCGTCGCCACCATCCTGCTGGTCCGCAGCGGCGCCACGACGCGCCAGGCGCTGGCGGCCAAGCGCCCGTTCGTGATCGTGGCGGCGTTCACCGTGGGCATGCTGCTGACGCCGCCGGACATCATCTCGCAGGTGCTGCTGGCGGTCCCGGTCTGGCTGCTGTTCGAGCTGGGGATCTTTTTCTCGCGCTGGTTCGAGGCACCGGCAACGGATCGCCCGGCCGGGGAAGACGACGGGGCATGA
- the dtd gene encoding D-aminoacyl-tRNA deacylase, whose product MIGLLQRVVRAEVRVDDATVAAIDAGLLVLVGVEQGDTPAGGARLIERLLAYRVFADASERMNRSLTDTGGGLLLVPQFTLVADTRQGTRPGFSAAAPPATAAQRFDQLVDEARRRHPRVEAGVFGADMQVSLCNDGPVTFWLSVPPDSK is encoded by the coding sequence GTGATCGGCCTGCTCCAGCGCGTCGTCCGGGCCGAGGTCCGGGTCGACGACGCGACGGTGGCGGCCATCGACGCGGGGCTGCTGGTGCTGGTGGGCGTGGAGCAGGGCGATACGCCGGCGGGTGGCGCGCGCCTCATCGAGCGGCTGCTGGCCTATCGGGTGTTCGCGGATGCCAGCGAGCGCATGAACCGCAGCCTGACCGACACCGGTGGCGGCCTGCTGCTGGTCCCGCAGTTCACCCTGGTGGCGGATACCCGTCAGGGCACGCGGCCGGGGTTTTCCGCAGCGGCACCGCCGGCGACCGCCGCGCAGCGCTTTGATCAGCTGGTGGACGAAGCCCGTCGACGGCATCCCCGGGTGGAGGCCGGCGTGTTCGGTGCCGACATGCAGGTCAGCCTGTGCAATGACGGGCCGGTGACCTTCTGGCTGAGCGTGCCGCCCGACTCAAAGTGA
- the hisB gene encoding imidazoleglycerol-phosphate dehydratase HisB, producing the protein MSERRATIERDTLETRIRVSLDLDGSGAGTRRTGVGFFDHMLDQLARHGLFDLEVNAAGDLHIDAHHTVEDVGIALGQAFAAAVGEKRGIVRYGHAFCPLDEALSRVVVDLSGRPGLYYRVTFPAARVGDFDTELVREFWQGFANQAAVTLHMDSLQGDNAHHVAETLFKAGGRALRMACSSDPRSGNELPSTKGAL; encoded by the coding sequence ATGAGCGAACGCAGGGCAACCATCGAGCGCGACACGCTCGAGACGCGCATCCGGGTCAGTCTTGATCTGGACGGCTCCGGAGCGGGCACACGCCGGACCGGCGTGGGCTTTTTCGACCACATGCTCGACCAGCTGGCCCGCCACGGGCTGTTCGATCTGGAGGTGAACGCGGCCGGCGATCTGCACATCGATGCCCATCACACCGTCGAGGATGTCGGCATCGCCCTGGGCCAGGCATTTGCCGCCGCCGTCGGGGAAAAGCGCGGCATCGTCCGTTATGGCCATGCCTTCTGCCCCCTCGACGAGGCACTCTCCCGCGTGGTCGTGGATTTGTCCGGCCGGCCGGGGCTGTATTATCGGGTGACGTTCCCCGCCGCCCGGGTCGGTGATTTTGACACCGAGCTGGTGCGCGAATTCTGGCAGGGCTTCGCCAATCAGGCGGCGGTGACGCTGCACATGGACAGCCTGCAGGGGGACAACGCCCACCACGTCGCCGAGACACTGTTCAAGGCCGGCGGCCGGGCCCTGCGCATGGCCTGCAGCAGCGATCCGCGCAGCGGCAACGAGCTGCCATCGACGAAGGGCGCGCTGTGA
- the tatA gene encoding twin-arginine translocase TatA/TatE family subunit, which translates to MGPGGISPWSLLLILVIVLLLFGTKKLRNVGTDLGGALKGFKSAMSDGEKAAKDGQDSQEDPESLEENDAESDATSSTARREQVKEKDSSGGNA; encoded by the coding sequence ATGGGTCCTGGTGGAATCAGTCCTTGGTCTCTTTTATTGATACTGGTCATCGTGCTGTTGCTGTTCGGCACCAAGAAGCTGCGCAACGTCGGCACCGATCTGGGTGGTGCGCTCAAGGGGTTCAAGAGCGCCATGAGTGATGGCGAAAAAGCGGCAAAGGACGGCCAGGACAGTCAGGAAGACCCGGAAAGCCTCGAGGAGAACGACGCCGAGAGCGACGCCACGTCCTCGACGGCCCGACGCGAGCAGGTCAAGGAAAAGGACTCGTCCGGCGGCAACGCCTGA
- the hisA gene encoding 1-(5-phosphoribosyl)-5-[(5-phosphoribosylamino)methylideneamino]imidazole-4-carboxamide isomerase, which yields MQLIPAIDLKDGKCVRLRQGRMVDETVFSDDPLAVADRWVEAGARRLHLVDLDGALAGFPVNADLIGRIAEAHPGIEVQVGGGLRSFEVIQTYLDVGVDYVIIGTQAVRTPSFVDDACLEFPGRIMVGLDAREGRVATDGWESVSTLTASDLARRFEDAGVDSIVFTDIGRDGMMRGSNVEATAELARAIDIPVIASGGVTGLDDVRELCRVADSGISGAIVGRALYEGSIDLAEAQRLADETVGGR from the coding sequence ATGCAGCTGATACCCGCCATTGATCTCAAGGATGGCAAGTGTGTGCGCCTGCGCCAGGGGCGCATGGTGGATGAGACGGTCTTCTCGGACGACCCGCTGGCGGTGGCCGACCGCTGGGTCGAGGCCGGCGCCCGGCGCCTGCATCTGGTGGATCTGGACGGAGCGCTCGCCGGTTTCCCCGTTAATGCCGACCTGATCGGCCGCATCGCCGAGGCCCATCCCGGTATCGAGGTGCAGGTCGGCGGCGGTCTGCGCAGCTTCGAGGTCATTCAGACCTATCTGGATGTCGGTGTGGACTACGTGATCATCGGCACCCAGGCGGTGCGCACGCCAAGTTTTGTCGACGATGCCTGCCTGGAGTTTCCCGGCCGCATCATGGTGGGCCTTGACGCCCGCGAGGGCCGCGTCGCCACCGACGGCTGGGAGAGCGTCTCGACCCTCACCGCCAGCGATCTGGCGCGGCGTTTTGAAGACGCCGGTGTCGATTCCATCGTATTCACCGACATCGGCCGCGACGGCATGATGCGCGGCAGCAATGTCGAGGCCACCGCCGAGCTGGCCCGCGCCATCGACATCCCGGTGATCGCCTCGGGCGGTGTCACCGGGCTGGATGATGTGCGCGAGCTCTGCCGGGTGGCCGACTCGGGGATCAGTGGCGCCATCGTGGGGCGGGCGCTCTATGAAGGCAGCATCGATCTGGCCGAGGCCCAGCGCCTGGCTGACGAGACGGTGGGCGGGCGCTGA
- the tatB gene encoding Sec-independent protein translocase protein TatB: MLDVSFWELLIIGAIALVVVGPERLPRLMRTLGLWAGRARASFQSIRDEVEREVNIDGVQQTRRAVDREASEAKRKVTETVGQVDPTRESDESAAEKDKGDESR, translated from the coding sequence ATGCTGGATGTCAGCTTCTGGGAGTTGCTGATCATCGGGGCGATCGCCCTGGTGGTTGTCGGCCCCGAGCGTCTGCCCCGTCTCATGCGCACACTGGGGTTGTGGGCGGGGCGTGCGCGGGCGTCGTTCCAGTCGATCCGCGATGAGGTCGAGCGCGAGGTGAACATCGACGGTGTCCAGCAGACACGTCGCGCCGTGGATCGCGAAGCCAGCGAGGCCAAGCGCAAGGTCACCGAGACGGTGGGTCAGGTCGACCCCACCCGCGAGTCAGACGAGTCCGCGGCCGAGAAAGACAAGGGAGATGAATCCCGGTGA
- a CDS encoding 2-oxoglutarate dehydrogenase E1 component has protein sequence MSGPFEQSLSHSYLNGANANFIEALYEKYLEDPDAVEPRWRDYFRDLEALDPDGRRDVPHTPIREAFEEIGRSSRRGRARIASEGMDAVAAQKQAAVLRLINAYRVRGHQHADTDPLHLRERPQVPDLDPGFHGLTDDDLDTAFNTGSLAAPDRLTLREIVDLVKRVYSGKIGSEYMHITDTAQKRWIQERLEKPQARPHLSADEKKALLNRLTAAEGIEKYLNSKYVGQKRFSLEGGEATLPILDEIVQRGGRDGVEEMVLGMAHRGRLNVLINLMGKSPAELFAEFEGEHAPEHASAGDVKYHMGYSSDIDTPGGPLHLALAFNPSHLEIVNPVVEGSARARMHRHDDEDGRSVLPVLIHGDAAMAGQGVVMETLQLSQARGFYTGGTVHLVINNQIGFTTSNPLDTRSTFYCTEVAKMVQAPIFHVNGDDPEAVLFVTQLAMDYRREFHSDVVIDLICYRRHGHNEADEPSATQPMMYQKIKARPSVRSLYADQLTDEGVIDRDGAKAMEREYRDALDAAQVVAPGALEEQGNEFTVDWSPYFDARWDEPVDTTLSVDRIRALQEKLQWLPEGFELNPRVATVMESRRKMAAGALAMDWGFAETMAYAGLLEEGHCVRLTGQDSGRGTFFHRNSVLHNAADGSTHTPLKTIPADRKDFVVIDSLLSEEAVLGFEYGYATADPRTMVIWEAQFGDFSNGAQVLIDQFIASGETKWGRLCGLTLYLPHGYEGQGPEHSSARIERFLQLCAEQNIQVCVPSTPAQFFHMIRRQMLRHWRKPLVVMTPKSLLRHKLSTSVLDDLSGGHFQVVIDDTEGVRPSNVQRVVLCSGKVYYDLLEERRQQGRSDVALIRVEQLYPFPEAQLSALLKRRYKTVKSVVWCQEEPKNQGAWYQVYHHLTQCIARDQKLTYAGRDPLASPAVGYAKVHFEQQRRLVADALGKVHG, from the coding sequence ATGAGTGGTCCTTTCGAACAGTCGCTCAGTCACTCCTATCTCAACGGTGCCAACGCCAACTTCATCGAAGCACTGTACGAGAAGTACCTCGAGGATCCCGACGCGGTCGAACCGCGCTGGCGGGACTACTTCCGCGACCTCGAGGCGCTGGATCCCGACGGCCGCCGCGACGTGCCCCATACCCCGATCCGCGAAGCCTTCGAAGAGATCGGCCGCAGCAGCCGCCGGGGCCGCGCGCGCATCGCCAGCGAGGGCATGGATGCCGTGGCCGCGCAGAAGCAGGCCGCGGTGCTGCGCCTGATCAATGCCTACCGGGTGCGTGGCCATCAGCACGCCGACACCGATCCCCTGCACCTGCGCGAGCGCCCGCAGGTGCCGGACCTCGATCCGGGGTTTCACGGCCTGACCGATGACGATCTCGATACCGCCTTCAACACCGGCTCGCTGGCCGCACCCGATCGCCTGACCCTGCGCGAGATCGTCGATCTGGTGAAGCGGGTCTACTCGGGCAAGATCGGCTCGGAGTACATGCACATCACGGATACCGCGCAGAAGCGCTGGATCCAGGAGCGGCTCGAGAAGCCGCAGGCGCGGCCCCACCTCAGCGCCGACGAGAAAAAGGCCCTGCTCAATCGCCTGACCGCCGCCGAGGGCATCGAGAAGTATCTCAACAGCAAGTATGTGGGCCAGAAGCGCTTCTCGCTGGAGGGCGGCGAAGCGACGCTGCCGATCCTCGATGAAATCGTCCAGCGCGGCGGCCGTGACGGGGTCGAGGAAATGGTTCTGGGCATGGCCCATCGCGGCCGCCTGAACGTGCTCATCAACCTGATGGGCAAATCGCCGGCCGAGCTGTTCGCCGAGTTCGAGGGCGAGCACGCCCCGGAGCATGCCAGCGCCGGCGACGTGAAATACCACATGGGCTATTCCTCGGACATCGACACGCCCGGCGGACCGCTGCATCTGGCCCTTGCCTTCAACCCCTCGCATCTCGAGATCGTCAACCCGGTGGTCGAGGGGTCGGCCCGCGCCCGCATGCATCGCCACGATGACGAGGATGGCCGCTCGGTGCTGCCGGTGCTCATCCACGGTGATGCGGCCATGGCCGGTCAGGGTGTGGTGATGGAAACCCTGCAGCTGTCGCAGGCCCGGGGCTTTTACACCGGGGGCACCGTGCATCTGGTGATCAACAACCAGATCGGCTTCACCACATCGAACCCGCTTGATACGCGCTCGACGTTCTACTGCACCGAAGTGGCCAAGATGGTTCAGGCGCCGATCTTTCACGTCAACGGTGACGATCCCGAGGCGGTGCTGTTCGTGACCCAGCTGGCGATGGACTACCGGCGGGAATTCCATTCGGATGTGGTCATCGACCTGATCTGCTACCGCCGCCACGGCCATAACGAGGCCGACGAGCCATCGGCGACCCAGCCGATGATGTACCAGAAGATCAAGGCGCGGCCGTCGGTGCGCAGTCTCTACGCCGATCAGCTCACCGACGAGGGCGTCATCGACCGCGATGGGGCCAAGGCCATGGAGCGGGAATACCGCGATGCGCTGGATGCCGCGCAGGTGGTGGCGCCCGGCGCACTCGAGGAGCAGGGCAACGAGTTCACCGTCGACTGGTCGCCCTACTTTGACGCCCGCTGGGATGAGCCGGTGGACACCACCCTGTCGGTGGACCGGATCCGCGCACTCCAAGAGAAGCTGCAGTGGCTGCCCGAGGGCTTCGAGCTCAACCCGCGGGTGGCGACGGTCATGGAAAGCCGGCGCAAGATGGCCGCCGGCGCGCTGGCCATGGACTGGGGATTCGCCGAGACCATGGCCTACGCCGGGCTGCTCGAGGAAGGGCACTGCGTGCGCCTGACCGGCCAGGACTCGGGGCGCGGGACGTTTTTCCATCGCAACTCGGTGCTGCATAACGCCGCCGATGGCTCCACCCACACGCCGCTCAAGACCATCCCGGCCGACCGCAAAGACTTCGTGGTGATCGATTCGCTGCTCTCCGAGGAAGCGGTGCTCGGCTTCGAGTACGGTTACGCCACGGCCGATCCGCGCACGATGGTGATCTGGGAGGCGCAGTTCGGCGACTTCAGCAACGGGGCGCAGGTGCTGATCGATCAGTTCATCGCCTCGGGCGAGACCAAGTGGGGGCGGCTCTGCGGGCTCACGCTCTACCTGCCGCATGGCTACGAGGGTCAGGGCCCGGAGCATTCCTCGGCCCGCATCGAGCGTTTTCTCCAGCTCTGCGCCGAGCAGAACATCCAGGTCTGCGTGCCTTCCACGCCGGCCCAGTTCTTCCACATGATCCGCCGGCAGATGCTGCGCCACTGGCGCAAGCCGCTGGTGGTGATGACGCCCAAGAGCCTGCTCCGGCACAAGCTCTCGACGTCGGTGCTGGATGACCTCTCAGGGGGCCACTTCCAGGTGGTCATCGACGACACCGAAGGGGTGCGGCCGAGCAACGTCCAGCGGGTGGTGCTGTGCAGCGGCAAGGTCTACTACGACCTGCTCGAGGAGCGTCGCCAGCAGGGCCGCAGCGATGTCGCGCTGATCCGCGTCGAACAGCTCTACCCGTTCCCCGAGGCGCAGCTCTCGGCGCTGCTGAAGCGGCGCTACAAGACGGTGAAGTCGGTGGTCTGGTGTCAGGAAGAGCCCAAGAACCAGGGCGCCTGGTACCAGGTCTATCACCATCTGACCCAGTGCATCGCCCGCGATCAGAAGCTGACCTACGCGGGCCGCGATCCGCTGGCCTCGCCGGCGGTCGGCTACGCCAAGGTGCATTTCGAACAGCAGCGCCGTCTGGTGGCGGATGCGCTCGGCAAGGTTCACGGATAA
- the hisI gene encoding phosphoribosyl-AMP cyclohydrolase, producing the protein MDWLDAIAWNADGLVPVIAQDADDGRVLMMAWMSPQTLETTRRTGEAVYWSRSRQRPWHKGESSGNVQRVRAIELDCDGDTLLLQVEQRGGVACHTGRRSCFYRRLAADGWRITDTVRRDPADMYGEGSDE; encoded by the coding sequence ATGGACTGGCTGGATGCGATCGCCTGGAACGCCGACGGCCTGGTGCCGGTGATTGCCCAGGACGCCGATGACGGCCGTGTGCTGATGATGGCCTGGATGAGCCCGCAGACCCTCGAGACCACCCGTCGCACCGGCGAGGCGGTGTACTGGTCACGCTCGCGGCAGCGGCCGTGGCACAAGGGCGAGTCCTCGGGCAACGTCCAGCGGGTGCGGGCGATTGAGCTTGACTGCGATGGCGACACCCTGCTGCTGCAGGTCGAGCAGCGCGGTGGCGTCGCCTGCCACACCGGGCGGCGGAGCTGCTTTTACCGCCGGCTCGCGGCGGACGGCTGGCGGATCACCGATACGGTGCGGCGTGATCCCGCTGACATGTATGGAGAGGGCAGCGATGAGTGA
- the hisH gene encoding imidazole glycerol phosphate synthase subunit HisH, with amino-acid sequence MIAIIDYGMGNLRSVERALTHVGAAEVRVSDDPAVIEAADRVVFPGQGAVRDCMSALHRYELVDVLERVMRDRPFLGICMGMQALMSRSEENDGVEALGHFAGTVRHFRHLTGADPQLKIPHMGWNRLEQIRPHPLFAGIDSGTRFYFVHSYYVEPADASIVQGRSDYGGPFAAAIGADNVFATQFHPEKSQAPGLRLLENFLAWDGEPCS; translated from the coding sequence GTGATCGCGATCATCGACTATGGCATGGGCAACCTGCGCTCGGTGGAGCGCGCGCTGACCCACGTCGGCGCCGCCGAGGTGCGGGTCAGTGACGACCCCGCCGTCATCGAGGCGGCGGATCGGGTGGTGTTTCCCGGTCAGGGCGCGGTGCGTGACTGCATGAGCGCGCTGCATCGCTACGAGCTGGTGGACGTGCTGGAACGGGTCATGCGCGATCGCCCTTTTCTGGGGATCTGCATGGGCATGCAGGCACTGATGAGCCGCAGCGAGGAAAACGACGGCGTCGAGGCGCTGGGCCATTTCGCGGGCACGGTGCGGCATTTCCGGCACCTGACCGGCGCTGATCCGCAGCTCAAGATTCCGCACATGGGCTGGAACCGACTGGAGCAGATCCGGCCGCATCCGCTGTTCGCCGGCATCGACTCGGGGACGCGCTTTTATTTTGTGCACAGCTACTACGTGGAGCCCGCGGACGCATCCATCGTCCAGGGGCGCAGCGACTATGGTGGGCCGTTCGCCGCGGCGATCGGCGCCGACAATGTCTTCGCGACCCAGTTTCACCCGGAGAAAAGCCAGGCCCCCGGCCTGCGGCTGCTCGAGAACTTTCTTGCCTGGGATGGAGAACCATGCAGCTGA
- the hisF gene encoding imidazole glycerol phosphate synthase subunit HisF — protein sequence MGVARRIIPCLDINAGRVVKGVQFVDIRDAGDPVEIARRYDRAGADELTFLDITASHEQRDTLVHTVEAVASEVFIPLTVGGGIRSVADVRRMLNAGADKVSINTAAIRDPDLVGEAAARFGSQCIVVAVDAKRRGGTDGDPRWGVFTHGGRQPTELDAVDWARRMAAAGAGELLVTSMDRDGTRIGFDNALNRAISEQAGVPLIASGGVGNLQHLVDGVIEGHADAVLAASIFHFGEYTIAEAKACMAEAGIEVR from the coding sequence ATGGGCGTCGCGCGCCGCATCATTCCCTGCCTTGATATCAACGCCGGCCGCGTGGTCAAGGGCGTGCAGTTCGTGGACATCCGCGACGCCGGCGATCCGGTGGAAATCGCCCGGCGCTATGACCGCGCAGGTGCCGATGAGCTGACCTTTCTGGACATCACCGCCAGCCACGAGCAGCGCGACACCCTGGTCCATACCGTCGAGGCGGTCGCCTCGGAGGTGTTCATCCCGCTGACCGTGGGGGGCGGGATCCGCTCGGTGGCGGATGTGCGCCGCATGCTCAATGCCGGGGCGGACAAGGTCTCGATCAACACCGCGGCGATCCGCGACCCCGATCTGGTGGGCGAGGCCGCGGCACGGTTCGGCTCGCAGTGCATCGTCGTGGCCGTCGATGCGAAGCGCCGGGGCGGCACCGACGGGGATCCGCGCTGGGGCGTGTTCACCCACGGCGGGCGCCAGCCGACCGAGCTCGATGCCGTCGACTGGGCCCGGCGCATGGCCGCGGCCGGCGCCGGCGAGCTGCTGGTCACCAGCATGGACCGGGATGGCACCCGGATCGGCTTTGACAATGCGCTCAACCGCGCCATCTCCGAGCAGGCCGGCGTGCCGCTGATCGCCTCCGGCGGGGTCGGCAACCTCCAGCACCTGGTGGACGGGGTCATCGAGGGGCACGCCGATGCGGTGCTGGCCGCCAGCATTTTCCATTTCGGGGAATACACCATTGCCGAGGCGAAGGCCTGCATGGCCGAGGCCGGGATCGAGGTGCGCTGA
- a CDS encoding tetratricopeptide repeat protein: MDIEALKKMIDGGRDGAMPRLTLGEALAREGDTQAAQAHLRRAIEFDPDYSAAWRALGRLQLKAGEREAAAETFRSGLEAARRRGDMQIVKELEVRLKRLDGQ, encoded by the coding sequence ATGGATATCGAGGCACTGAAAAAGATGATCGACGGCGGGCGCGACGGGGCCATGCCGCGCCTGACCCTGGGCGAGGCGCTGGCCCGCGAGGGTGACACGCAGGCGGCCCAGGCCCATCTGCGGCGCGCCATCGAATTCGATCCCGATTACTCGGCCGCCTGGCGGGCGCTGGGGCGGCTGCAGTTGAAGGCCGGCGAGCGTGAGGCCGCCGCCGAGACCTTCCGCAGCGGTCTGGAGGCGGCGCGCCGACGGGGCGACATGCAGATCGTCAAGGAGCTCGAGGTCCGCCTCAAACGCCTGGACGGGCAGTGA